The following are encoded together in the Candidatus Tumulicola sp. genome:
- the hemA gene encoding glutamyl-tRNA reductase yields MPIVCVGLSHHTAPVEVRESHAFPASRMSEALVALRDYEAVREAAMLQTCGRLEIYAEVDDFEAGVSQITSFLSRFRHVDIGYDIESFLYTKLGHHAVDHLFRVATGLDSMLIGEAEILGQVKDAYVQAQRAQSLGKSLHRLFRDALNAGKTARAQTRIGDQSSSIATAAVELAKSRLGTLNGASVVVLGTGRMARAAVRRLRQEGARRVAIASRTMSRAQDVADELGGTRPIDMSEMVDALAECDLVVTATGSPEFVLECNDVMAAMQRRPDRAMFVIDVAVPRDVDPAVAEIPNVALVDVDGLKSVVDEKLVVRRDAIPDVEEIIDEVSERFERWYRSRDALPIIAELTRKAETIRIAELERLFARCPELSEREKLLVTGLTMTLVSKLLHSVILKVRERATSDGAQALSYARVLDDLFELDLAQHIATLVARPNADS; encoded by the coding sequence ATGCCGATCGTCTGCGTTGGACTCTCGCATCATACCGCTCCGGTCGAAGTGCGCGAGAGCCATGCCTTCCCCGCGTCCCGTATGAGCGAAGCGCTGGTCGCCCTGCGCGATTACGAGGCGGTTCGCGAAGCCGCGATGCTGCAGACGTGCGGCCGGTTAGAGATTTACGCCGAGGTCGACGACTTCGAAGCCGGCGTCAGCCAGATCACGTCGTTTCTTTCGCGCTTCCGGCACGTCGACATCGGATACGACATCGAGTCGTTTCTGTACACCAAGTTGGGACATCACGCGGTCGACCATCTGTTCCGCGTCGCCACGGGCCTCGATTCGATGTTGATCGGCGAAGCCGAAATTCTTGGCCAGGTCAAAGACGCGTACGTGCAGGCGCAACGCGCGCAATCGCTGGGCAAATCGCTGCATCGTCTGTTCCGCGACGCGCTGAACGCCGGTAAGACCGCGCGAGCGCAAACGCGTATCGGCGATCAGTCCAGCTCGATCGCGACGGCAGCCGTCGAACTCGCTAAGTCGCGCTTGGGAACGTTGAACGGCGCGTCGGTCGTGGTGCTGGGAACCGGTCGCATGGCGCGCGCCGCCGTTCGCCGTCTGCGTCAGGAGGGTGCGCGCCGCGTCGCGATCGCCAGCCGCACGATGTCGCGGGCGCAGGACGTGGCCGACGAGTTGGGCGGCACACGGCCGATCGACATGTCCGAAATGGTCGACGCATTGGCCGAATGCGATTTGGTCGTCACGGCTACGGGCTCGCCGGAGTTCGTGCTGGAATGCAACGACGTTATGGCGGCGATGCAACGCCGGCCCGACCGAGCGATGTTCGTCATCGACGTTGCGGTGCCGCGCGATGTCGATCCGGCGGTTGCGGAGATTCCGAACGTCGCATTGGTCGACGTCGACGGTTTGAAATCGGTGGTCGACGAGAAACTCGTCGTGCGCCGGGACGCGATCCCCGACGTCGAAGAAATTATCGATGAGGTTTCCGAACGTTTCGAACGCTGGTATCGCTCGCGCGACGCGTTACCCATCATCGCCGAGCTCACGCGTAAGGCCGAGACGATTCGCATTGCGGAACTCGAGCGATTGTTCGCGCGTTGTCCGGAACTGTCCGAGCGCGAGAAGCTTCTGGTGACCGGCCTGACGATGACGCTCGTCTCGAAATTGTTGCATTCGGTGATTCTCAAGGTGCGCGAGCGCGCCACGTCAGATGGGGCGCAGGCATTGTCGTACGCTCGCGTGCTCGACGATCTATTCGAACTCGACCTCGCCCAACACATCGCGACATTAGTGGCGCGCCCCAACGCCGACTCCTAG
- the hemL gene encoding glutamate-1-semialdehyde 2,1-aminomutase, whose product MKFERSIAAFAAAKRVIAGGVNSPVRAFKAVGGSPIFMKSGAGATLHDLDEHEYIDYVLSWGPLLLGHAHPAVVKAISTTAARGTSFGAPTEAETELGQLIVSMMPSIERIRFVSSGTEATMSAVRLARGYTRRPKIVKFAGCYHGHGDSFLISAGSGALTHGTPTSPGITEGTAADTIVVPFNDADAVEAAFDANPQAIAAVIVEPYAGNMGLVLAAPGFLQRLRELCTANGALLIFDEVMTGFRVGRGGVQGREGVIPDLTTLGKVIGGGLPVGAFGGPERIMAYLSPSGPVYQAGTLSGNPMAMAAGIATLKIVRDDATLFERLEVLTHLLVDGLHEIMNKYGVPHYCVAAGSMFCAFFTDGPVTDLESAMRSDTEAFSRYFAEMLDGGVYIAPSQFEAGFLSTAHTTRHVEQTLAAADSAFSRVLALR is encoded by the coding sequence ATGAAGTTCGAACGATCGATTGCCGCATTTGCCGCTGCCAAACGGGTGATCGCCGGCGGCGTCAACTCGCCCGTGCGCGCGTTCAAGGCCGTCGGCGGTTCACCGATCTTCATGAAGAGCGGTGCCGGAGCGACGCTACACGATCTCGACGAACATGAGTACATCGACTACGTTTTGTCGTGGGGACCGTTATTGCTCGGGCACGCGCATCCGGCGGTCGTCAAAGCCATTTCGACGACGGCGGCGCGAGGGACGTCGTTCGGCGCGCCGACCGAGGCCGAAACCGAACTCGGACAGTTGATCGTTTCGATGATGCCGTCGATCGAACGCATCCGCTTCGTGTCGAGCGGCACCGAAGCGACGATGAGTGCGGTGCGTTTGGCGCGCGGCTACACGCGACGCCCGAAGATCGTCAAGTTTGCCGGCTGTTATCACGGCCACGGCGATTCGTTTTTGATTTCCGCCGGTTCCGGCGCGCTCACACACGGAACGCCGACGTCGCCCGGCATCACGGAAGGCACCGCAGCCGATACGATCGTCGTCCCGTTCAACGACGCGGATGCCGTCGAAGCCGCGTTCGATGCGAATCCGCAAGCGATTGCGGCGGTCATCGTCGAGCCATACGCCGGCAACATGGGGCTCGTGCTCGCCGCTCCAGGATTTCTGCAACGCCTTCGCGAGTTGTGCACGGCCAACGGTGCCCTGTTGATTTTCGATGAAGTCATGACTGGTTTCCGCGTCGGCCGCGGCGGCGTCCAGGGACGCGAAGGTGTGATCCCCGACTTGACGACGCTCGGCAAAGTGATCGGTGGAGGATTGCCGGTCGGCGCGTTCGGTGGCCCCGAGCGCATCATGGCGTATCTCTCGCCGTCGGGCCCCGTATATCAAGCCGGAACGTTGTCGGGTAATCCGATGGCGATGGCGGCCGGCATCGCAACGCTGAAGATCGTACGCGACGATGCGACCTTGTTCGAGCGGCTCGAGGTGCTGACGCACTTGCTGGTCGATGGCTTACACGAGATCATGAACAAATACGGAGTGCCGCATTACTGCGTCGCTGCCGGATCGATGTTCTGCGCGTTCTTCACCGACGGACCGGTCACCGATCTGGAAAGCGCGATGCGCTCCGACACCGAGGCCTTCTCCCGCTACTTTGCCGAGATGCTGGACGGAGGCGTCTACATCGCCCCGTCACAGTTCGAGGCCGGGTTTTTGTCGACCGCCCACACGACCCGCCACGTCGAACAGACCTTGGCTGCAGCCGATTCGGCCTTTTCCCGGGTTCTAGCTCTACGATGA
- the hemB gene encoding porphobilinogen synthase, whose translation MTRPTTSERAPTVRLRRLRRDETVRALVREHRVHVDQLIAPLFVVERAEDAGPVAAMPGVSRLTIDGAVAEVAELRELGIHTVLLFGIPSHKDAIASSNYNPQGVVQQATRAIKSAFDDVLVCADLCNCEYTDHGHCGIVAPDGSVDNDATVELLVRTALTYADAGVDVIAPSDMMDGRVGAIRRALDDRGATGTAIMAYSAKYASAFYGPFREAAGSAPQFADRRGYQMDPPNAREAMREIALDIDEGADIVMVKPALAYLDIVRRARDTFDVPIAVYNVSGEYSMIQAAIANGCVDGPRVVDEVLSSFVRAGADVIITYFAKEYARRQRALG comes from the coding sequence ATGACACGTCCCACCACGTCCGAACGAGCCCCAACCGTACGTTTGCGCAGGTTGCGCCGCGATGAAACCGTTCGCGCGCTGGTGCGCGAACATCGCGTACACGTCGACCAGTTGATCGCGCCGCTGTTCGTTGTTGAGCGAGCCGAGGATGCCGGTCCGGTCGCCGCGATGCCGGGCGTATCGCGCCTAACGATCGATGGCGCGGTGGCCGAAGTGGCGGAATTGCGCGAGCTCGGCATTCACACGGTTTTATTGTTCGGAATTCCGTCTCATAAAGATGCGATTGCGTCGAGCAACTACAATCCGCAAGGCGTGGTGCAGCAGGCGACGCGCGCCATCAAGTCCGCATTCGACGATGTGCTGGTTTGCGCCGACTTGTGCAACTGCGAATACACCGATCACGGGCATTGCGGGATCGTCGCGCCCGACGGCAGCGTCGACAACGACGCGACGGTCGAGTTGCTGGTGCGTACCGCGCTAACGTATGCCGATGCCGGCGTCGACGTGATCGCACCGTCCGACATGATGGACGGACGCGTCGGTGCGATTCGCCGCGCGCTCGACGATCGCGGTGCGACCGGCACGGCGATCATGGCATACAGTGCGAAATACGCTTCGGCGTTCTACGGACCGTTTCGTGAAGCGGCCGGTTCGGCGCCACAGTTCGCCGACCGCCGCGGTTATCAAATGGATCCGCCGAACGCGCGCGAGGCGATGCGCGAGATCGCACTCGATATCGACGAAGGCGCCGATATCGTGATGGTCAAGCCGGCGCTGGCGTATCTCGACATCGTGCGACGCGCGCGCGACACGTTCGACGTACCGATTGCCGTCTACAACGTGAGCGGCGAATATTCGATGATCCAAGCCGCCATCGCCAACGGTTGCGTCGACGGTCCGCGGGTCGTCGACGAAGTATTGTCGTCGTTCGTTCGAGCCGGAGCCGACGTCATCATCACGTACTTCGCCAAAGAGTATGCGCGGCGACAGCGAGCGCTCGGGTGA
- the hemC gene encoding hydroxymethylbilane synthase: MNPREVSATARLVCASRSSALAMVQTRLVAARLAEHGIVTTILPITTTGDRERDRPIEQIGSVNVFVGELEAALRDRRADYAVHSCKDLPGTLAVDMQIAAISAREDARDAYCSERYSTFADLPAGAIVGTSSPRRTFQLRLMRPDLEYRSIRGNVDTRLRKLVADEYDAIVLAAAGLRRLRTGARYVVPFSVEDVVPAVGQGALAVETRAGEDWIAAQVREAVNDTETELSILTERAALRAMMAGCSAALGIYAERANARCNVRGIAEGAPPARADRSAPVANAVEAEALGEALAAALRADERRDESRPRAEGLSSP, from the coding sequence ATAAACCCTAGGGAAGTATCCGCCACCGCACGGCTCGTCTGCGCGTCACGATCGAGCGCGCTTGCGATGGTGCAGACGAGGCTGGTTGCCGCGCGGTTGGCCGAGCACGGCATCGTCACGACGATTCTGCCAATAACCACAACCGGAGACCGCGAGCGCGATCGCCCGATCGAACAAATCGGCAGCGTTAACGTGTTCGTCGGCGAGCTCGAAGCCGCGTTGCGCGACCGGCGCGCCGACTATGCCGTTCACTCTTGCAAGGACTTGCCGGGCACGCTCGCAGTCGATATGCAAATTGCGGCGATCTCCGCACGCGAGGATGCGCGCGACGCGTATTGCAGCGAGCGCTATTCCACATTTGCAGACCTGCCGGCCGGCGCGATCGTCGGCACGTCGAGTCCGCGGCGCACCTTTCAATTGCGTCTCATGCGTCCCGATCTCGAGTATCGCAGCATCCGCGGCAACGTCGACACGCGCTTACGAAAGCTCGTCGCGGACGAATACGATGCGATCGTTCTCGCCGCCGCCGGACTGCGGCGTCTCCGTACCGGCGCTCGGTACGTCGTTCCATTTTCGGTCGAGGACGTCGTGCCGGCCGTCGGGCAAGGCGCGCTCGCCGTCGAAACCCGGGCCGGCGAGGATTGGATCGCCGCCCAAGTTCGTGAAGCCGTCAACGACACCGAGACGGAGCTGAGCATTCTTACCGAGCGGGCTGCGTTACGCGCGATGATGGCCGGCTGTAGCGCTGCGCTCGGGATCTATGCCGAGCGGGCGAACGCTCGCTGCAACGTGCGCGGCATCGCAGAGGGCGCGCCGCCGGCCCGTGCGGATCGCTCCGCGCCCGTAGCCAACGCGGTGGAGGCTGAAGCGCTCGGCGAGGCGCTCGCGGCAGCGCTACGAGCGGACGAGCGACGAGACGAATCGAGGCCGCGTGCCGAAGGCTTATCTAGCCCATGA
- a CDS encoding cytochrome b N-terminal domain-containing protein, which translates to MLNWIEKRTGFISMTQEFLTEDVPGGASYWYVFGSATLFAMIVQIVTGIFLTFFYAPSAETAWESTRAIYLNPFTHFIISVHYWGASAMIALVFLHLLQVLIWGAYKSPRELQWIVGVLLLLVTLVLGLTGYLLPWDMDAYFASQVSLNIAGLPPVAGPILQNIAQGGGTIGTATINRFFGLHVWLMPAALLGLVGAHLAIFRHNGSAGPVADDRRGMKPGRFWPDQMFMDAFASFIVFLIIVALALLVPPFLDQKADPTNSQFVPYPAWYFLSLFGLLGIVPASLSIGPFPLPMELIATVIVPTIFLIVVLAIPWIDRSTVRSFSSRAGILWGTTIMIIAIVGLSIFAQLQTMAKQAAAPPSMSQAQILSMTSDTTSAGGAPVSTESGSSNGSAPTGGSASTAQAASGAKVFSTNCSSCHGAQGQGVPGSFPPLANNPVVTGDPGKVVGILLGGLHGSISVNGTTYNGQMPAWKGTLSNKDIADVITFIRTSLGNNKASAVSEAQVSGYKP; encoded by the coding sequence ATGCTCAATTGGATCGAAAAACGCACCGGCTTTATCTCGATGACGCAGGAATTCCTCACCGAGGACGTTCCGGGCGGCGCGAGTTATTGGTACGTTTTCGGCAGCGCGACGCTGTTCGCGATGATCGTGCAGATCGTCACGGGTATTTTCTTGACGTTCTTCTATGCTCCGTCGGCCGAGACGGCGTGGGAATCCACGCGCGCAATTTATTTAAATCCGTTCACGCACTTCATCATCTCGGTGCACTATTGGGGTGCGTCGGCAATGATCGCGCTCGTGTTTTTGCACTTGCTGCAAGTGTTGATTTGGGGCGCATATAAGTCGCCGCGCGAACTGCAGTGGATCGTCGGCGTACTATTGCTACTCGTCACGCTCGTCTTGGGTCTGACCGGATATTTGCTGCCGTGGGATATGGACGCGTACTTCGCGTCGCAAGTCTCGTTGAATATCGCCGGCCTGCCGCCGGTCGCCGGTCCGATTCTGCAGAACATCGCGCAGGGCGGGGGAACCATCGGCACCGCCACTATCAACCGATTCTTCGGCTTGCACGTGTGGCTCATGCCCGCCGCACTTCTCGGACTCGTCGGCGCGCATCTGGCAATCTTCCGTCACAACGGTTCGGCCGGCCCGGTCGCCGACGATCGTCGCGGAATGAAGCCCGGCCGCTTCTGGCCCGATCAGATGTTCATGGACGCGTTCGCTTCGTTCATCGTGTTTTTGATCATCGTAGCGCTGGCGTTACTGGTGCCGCCGTTCCTCGATCAAAAAGCCGATCCGACCAACTCGCAGTTCGTGCCCTATCCGGCTTGGTATTTCTTGTCGTTGTTCGGCTTACTCGGAATCGTGCCGGCGTCCTTAAGCATCGGACCGTTTCCGTTGCCGATGGAACTCATCGCGACGGTCATCGTACCGACGATCTTCTTAATCGTCGTCCTGGCCATTCCGTGGATCGACCGAAGCACCGTGCGCAGCTTCTCCTCGCGCGCGGGCATCTTGTGGGGAACGACGATTATGATCATCGCGATCGTCGGACTATCCATTTTCGCGCAACTTCAGACCATGGCGAAACAGGCCGCAGCTCCACCGTCGATGAGCCAAGCACAAATCTTGTCGATGACGTCGGATACCACCAGCGCCGGAGGCGCTCCCGTGAGCACCGAGTCCGGTTCCTCGAACGGCAGCGCCCCAACCGGCGGATCGGCGTCGACTGCGCAAGCTGCCAGCGGTGCGAAAGTCTTTTCGACAAACTGCTCTTCGTGCCACGGCGCACAAGGCCAAGGCGTCCCCGGCTCGTTCCCGCCGCTCGCAAACAACCCGGTCGTTACCGGCGACCCCGGTAAGGTGGTCGGCATCCTACTGGGCGGTTTACACGGTTCGATCTCGGTGAACGGAACGACCTACAACGGACAGATGCCCGCGTGGAAGGGCACGCTCTCCAACAAAGACATCGCCGACGTGATCACGTTCATCCGGACGTCGCTCGGCAATAACAAAGCGTCGGCGGTGTCGGAAGCGCAAGTGAGCGGATATAAACCCTAG
- a CDS encoding ubiquinol-cytochrome c reductase iron-sulfur subunit, which produces MHRAYEEPETGDEISRRTFMANATMTISGIIGVVLAVPLIGSLIPVGSGDKGSWSGLTKSEIDQLSDATSKPVKMTFTLKYKDGYLPEQAADEYVWGIKIDAAKFQAARPDIYQVKGGNVDYPAVNLGFVIFSPICPHLGCRFNWSAEANRFLCPCHGSQYNFDGTHEAGPAPRGLDPLPFREQSGAAQVTWIQFKPNVPDRVIISYQA; this is translated from the coding sequence ATGCATCGCGCGTACGAAGAACCAGAAACCGGCGACGAGATATCCCGGCGGACGTTCATGGCCAACGCCACCATGACGATCAGCGGAATCATCGGCGTGGTGCTGGCCGTACCGCTGATCGGTTCGCTGATCCCAGTGGGAAGCGGCGACAAAGGCAGTTGGTCGGGGCTGACCAAGTCGGAAATCGACCAGCTCTCGGACGCGACATCGAAACCCGTCAAGATGACCTTCACCCTGAAATACAAAGACGGATATCTGCCGGAGCAGGCCGCCGACGAATACGTGTGGGGCATCAAGATCGACGCCGCCAAGTTTCAAGCGGCACGACCGGACATCTATCAAGTGAAGGGCGGCAACGTCGACTATCCGGCCGTCAATCTCGGCTTCGTTATCTTTAGCCCGATTTGCCCGCACCTCGGATGCCGCTTCAACTGGAGCGCGGAAGCGAATCGCTTCCTGTGCCCGTGCCACGGTTCGCAGTACAACTTCGATGGAACGCACGAAGCCGGACCGGCACCGCGCGGACTCGACCCCCTGCCGTTCCGCGAGCAGAGCGGGGCGGCCCAAGTGACCTGGATTCAGTTCAAGCCGAACGTACCCGATCGCGTCATCATCTCGTACCAAGCGTAA
- the ccsB gene encoding c-type cytochrome biogenesis protein CcsB, producing the protein MKMPLDEVLMVTALGSYVLAALALLVYFFSREEWLRLFGVPLAVLGCAAQFAQLAVRFETTGVWPLLNLYGSLSLFAAMAVAIFIGFAIRYKLWFAGGFVLALAAIFLAYGVTWNEGTMPAVPSLQSYWAKIHVPIVVSSYAAFLVAFVFSGIYLVKFYAERAFERGPSPALATSTGTTFPAGASPALSMRRDTPALEAAAANGSTVATWFMSLPTLPQLDVVVYRAVAIGLPLISIGIITGAMWAKEAWGAYWQWDPKETAALFSWIIYLAYMHLHTRHAWRGVRTNWVSVLGFVSIVFCYLGVNIWISGLHSYKV; encoded by the coding sequence ATGAAAATGCCGCTCGACGAAGTGCTGATGGTAACGGCTCTCGGCTCGTACGTGCTCGCGGCGTTGGCGCTGCTGGTCTATTTCTTTTCGCGCGAGGAGTGGCTGCGACTGTTCGGCGTCCCGTTGGCGGTATTGGGCTGTGCCGCCCAGTTCGCCCAGCTGGCGGTCCGATTCGAAACCACCGGCGTCTGGCCGCTGCTCAACCTCTACGGCTCGCTTTCGCTGTTTGCTGCGATGGCCGTCGCGATTTTTATCGGCTTCGCGATCCGCTACAAGCTGTGGTTTGCCGGCGGATTTGTGCTTGCGCTGGCGGCAATTTTTCTGGCCTACGGCGTCACGTGGAACGAGGGAACGATGCCGGCGGTACCATCGCTGCAATCGTATTGGGCAAAAATCCACGTGCCGATCGTCGTGTCATCCTATGCTGCGTTTTTAGTCGCATTCGTCTTTTCCGGCATCTACCTGGTGAAGTTTTACGCCGAGCGTGCGTTCGAACGCGGGCCTTCGCCGGCGCTGGCCACCTCAACCGGCACGACCTTTCCAGCCGGTGCGTCGCCCGCGCTATCGATGCGCCGCGACACGCCCGCGCTCGAAGCCGCCGCCGCCAACGGCAGCACGGTCGCTACCTGGTTTATGTCGCTTCCGACGCTCCCGCAGCTCGACGTCGTCGTCTATCGCGCCGTTGCGATCGGATTGCCGCTCATTTCGATCGGCATCATCACCGGCGCGATGTGGGCCAAAGAGGCGTGGGGCGCGTACTGGCAATGGGATCCGAAGGAAACGGCCGCGCTGTTTTCGTGGATCATCTATTTGGCGTACATGCATTTGCATACGCGCCATGCCTGGCGCGGCGTTCGCACCAACTGGGTGAGCGTGCTCGGTTTTGTCTCGATCGTCTTCTGCTACTTAGGCGTTAACATCTGGATTTCGGGCCTGCATAGCTACAAAGTCTAG
- a CDS encoding cytochrome c biogenesis protein ResB — MAQGGVAALERAGFVRAYSDFVNTFGNVLFAVSLFLVWGLLTLIGVVVDQDKDFSTYVASYDAPLARAIVRLGFDNIYHSAWYVGIVALILISLTVCTFKRVIPARLPRLHPVAVEKIPLHATFDADGDEAAVRDRVAATLRKRGWTIREKAFGGVEWTFADKNNWARRGVLIAHLGFVIIAAGTTLYWARGFSGETAVLTGQSVRIPQTGAVLRLDDFAYKIQPILTKSGMVYQPVDYVSHVTAVGNDGRSQALTVRVNHPVDIDKTLYYQASYGFGVRFNITHNGRPDVDRSSRTLLEGDSIQFPDGRTLIYERFVPTVDRRTGLPAADPRVNNPAAILQAVIDGQPVGEAAVPLRTWIDIGGGWRVTPQRYTLYSGFQYRYDPGVPLVGIGAIVLLIGLIVSFYVLPARLFVRVDPDGPQRSRVGVAATTVKGYDVFEQEFQKLVLALNPG; from the coding sequence GTGGCGCAAGGGGGAGTAGCCGCACTCGAGCGCGCGGGATTCGTTCGCGCGTATTCCGATTTCGTCAACACGTTCGGCAACGTGCTGTTCGCCGTTAGCTTATTCTTGGTATGGGGACTGCTGACGCTGATCGGCGTCGTCGTCGATCAGGACAAAGATTTTTCGACCTACGTTGCATCGTACGACGCGCCATTGGCGCGCGCCATCGTGCGCCTCGGCTTCGATAACATCTACCATTCGGCGTGGTACGTGGGCATCGTCGCACTGATCTTGATCTCGCTCACCGTGTGCACGTTCAAACGCGTCATTCCGGCTCGGTTACCGCGGTTGCATCCGGTCGCAGTCGAGAAGATTCCATTGCATGCGACCTTCGATGCCGATGGCGACGAAGCCGCGGTACGCGACCGCGTCGCTGCGACGCTGCGCAAACGGGGCTGGACGATTCGAGAGAAAGCCTTCGGCGGCGTCGAGTGGACGTTCGCGGACAAAAACAATTGGGCGCGTCGCGGCGTGTTGATCGCGCATCTAGGGTTCGTGATCATCGCGGCCGGCACGACGCTCTATTGGGCTCGTGGATTTTCCGGCGAAACCGCAGTGCTAACCGGGCAGTCGGTACGCATTCCGCAGACGGGCGCGGTGCTGCGGCTCGACGACTTCGCTTACAAAATCCAACCAATTCTAACCAAGAGCGGAATGGTGTATCAGCCGGTCGATTACGTTTCGCACGTAACCGCAGTCGGCAACGACGGCCGGTCGCAAGCGCTGACGGTTCGCGTCAACCATCCGGTCGACATCGACAAGACGCTGTATTACCAAGCGAGTTACGGCTTCGGCGTGCGCTTCAACATAACGCACAACGGTCGTCCGGACGTCGATCGCTCCAGCCGGACCTTGCTGGAGGGTGACTCGATCCAATTCCCCGATGGCCGGACGCTGATCTACGAACGCTTCGTGCCGACGGTCGACCGCCGTACCGGATTACCCGCCGCCGACCCGCGCGTCAACAATCCGGCGGCGATTCTGCAAGCCGTGATCGACGGCCAACCCGTCGGTGAAGCCGCGGTTCCGCTGCGCACGTGGATCGATATCGGCGGCGGCTGGCGCGTGACGCCGCAGCGCTACACGCTCTACAGTGGCTTTCAATATCGGTACGACCCGGGCGTACCGCTGGTCGGCATCGGCGCGATCGTGCTGCTCATCGGCCTCATCGTTTCGTTCTACGTGCTGCCCGCGCGCTTATTCGTCCGGGTCGATCCGGACGGCCCGCAGAGGTCGCGCGTCGGCGTCGCGGCGACAACGGTCAAGGGGTACGACGTTTTCGAACAAGAGTTTCAGAAACTCGTGCTAGCGTTGAACCCAGGATGA
- the tatC gene encoding twin-arginine translocase subunit TatC, giving the protein MLLQRQSPAPSEDPWDQKEMPFTEHLRELRRRILISLATVGGIAVLLFWPSQFIIKWMMNEYFHGIALHAFGPADVIFTEFKLSIVGGVVFGLPVLIQQLWLFVVPAIAPRTRRMVYAFVIPSFLLALTGLAFAHFVVIPRVVAALLNITSEVATPTFGITTTLNFVIILLALFAIVFQTPIILVGLARLGIVDAPALKRYRRHALFGFFVAGGVAAPDGNPLTMAMLAVPMYVLYEISIWIILLLGRTWRKGE; this is encoded by the coding sequence ATGCTGCTGCAGCGGCAATCTCCCGCGCCCTCTGAGGATCCGTGGGACCAAAAGGAGATGCCGTTTACGGAGCACCTGAGGGAGCTCCGTCGCCGTATTTTGATCTCGCTGGCGACCGTCGGCGGGATTGCAGTTCTGCTCTTTTGGCCGTCGCAGTTCATCATCAAATGGATGATGAACGAATATTTTCACGGCATCGCGCTGCACGCATTCGGGCCGGCGGACGTGATTTTCACCGAGTTCAAGCTGTCGATCGTCGGCGGTGTGGTGTTCGGATTGCCGGTATTGATACAGCAGTTGTGGCTGTTCGTGGTTCCGGCGATCGCGCCGCGCACCCGGCGAATGGTCTACGCATTCGTCATACCATCGTTTCTGTTGGCGTTGACCGGACTGGCGTTCGCGCACTTCGTCGTCATCCCGCGCGTCGTAGCGGCACTTCTGAACATCACCAGCGAGGTGGCGACTCCGACCTTCGGCATCACGACCACGCTCAATTTCGTCATCATTCTGCTCGCGCTGTTCGCGATCGTATTCCAAACGCCGATCATTCTCGTCGGTCTCGCCCGTCTTGGAATCGTCGATGCGCCCGCGCTCAAACGTTACCGCCGTCACGCATTGTTTGGTTTCTTCGTTGCGGGCGGAGTCGCAGCGCCCGACGGTAATCCGTTGACCATGGCGATGCTGGCCGTGCCGATGTACGTGCTGTACGAGATATCGATCTGGATCATTCTGCTTCTCGGGCGCACGTGGCGCAAGGGGGAGTAG
- a CDS encoding twin-arginine translocase TatA/TatE family subunit translates to MHVQLAFIDAPIIIGILVVGALLFGADKLPKLARSAGQAKKEFVMGQMEADEATTRAREEARRRVAEQHSDIMNNVEAGSMTGEAVPPPTPGKGTLSS, encoded by the coding sequence ATGCACGTCCAACTAGCCTTTATCGACGCACCGATCATCATCGGCATCTTGGTCGTCGGCGCTTTGCTCTTCGGCGCGGACAAGCTGCCGAAACTGGCGCGTAGCGCCGGACAAGCAAAAAAAGAGTTTGTGATGGGTCAAATGGAGGCCGACGAGGCGACGACGCGCGCCCGAGAAGAAGCGCGCCGCCGTGTGGCAGAACAACATTCCGACATCATGAACAACGTCGAGGCAGGCTCGATGACCGGCGAAGCCGTCCCGCCGCCGACACCCGGTAAGGGAACGCTGAGCTCCTAG